A stretch of DNA from Micromonospora sp. WMMD1155:
TCGTGCCGCAGTACATCCTCTTCCGGACGCTCGGGCTGGTCGGCGGCGACTGGCCCTACCTACCGCTGCTCATCCCGCAGTTCCTGGCCACCGAGGCGTTCTTCGTCTTCCTGATGGTGCAGTTCATGCGCGGCGTGCCGCATGAGCTGGACGAGGCGGCCCGGATCGACGGCGCGGGCCCGTTCGGCATCTTCCGGCACATCATCCTGCCGCTGAGCCGCCCGGCGCTGGTCACCACGGCGATCTTCTCGTTCATCTGGACCTGGAACGACTTCTTCCGACAACTGGTCTTCCTGTCCCAACTGGAGGACTACACGGTGCCGGTCGCGTTGACCCTCTTCATCGACTCGACCAGCCAGAGCGCGGTCGGGCCGATGTTCGCCATGTCGGTGCTGTCGTTGCTGCCGGTCTTCCTGTTCTTCGTCGCCTTCCAACGGATGCTCGTCGAAGGGATCAACACCAGTGGCATCAAGGGGTGAACCTGTCGACACCGCCGGGCGGCGGGACTGGCGCGACGTCCTGCGCGACGCCGCCGACCTGGCGCTGCTCGGCATCCTGCTGACCCTCGCCGCCCTGCCGCTGCTCACCGCCGCCGCGGCGGTCGGCACGGCCAGTGCGGCGCTGCACGACTGGACGCGTACCGGCGGTTGGCCGTCGGCGGGCACGACAGTGCGCCGGTTCGGCCGCGCGCTGCTGCCCGGGATGCCGGTCAGCCTGCTCGCGCTCGCCGTGGCCGGGCTGCTCACCGCCGACCTGGCCGCGCTGGCCACCGGCCGGGTGCCCGGCGGCCCGGTGGCGCTGCTGGTGACGGCGTTGGTCGCGGCCGGCCTGACCGGGTACGCCGGGCTGGTCGTCGTCGAGGTGGGCGGCAACGGGGGCGGGCGGTGGCGGGCGTGCGCCCGCTCCGCCGCCCGCGCCTGCCTCGACGCACCCACCCGGTGGGCCGCGCTCACCGGAGTCGTCGCGTCGGCCGGGCTGCTCGCCGTCCTGGTCACCCCGGTCGCGGTGCCGATCCTCGCCGGATACACGCTGGCCGCCCTGCACGCCGTCGCCAACCGACGGCCGATCACCGCGGCCCTCACCGGCCGCCCGCCGGCCGCGCACCCGGAGTCGCCGTGAGCGGGGTGGCGGAGCCGGCGCGGCTGCTGGTCGACGGGACCGAGGTGGCCCGGTACGTCATCGACCCGAAGTTGGACGCACGGCACGGCCCTCGGCCGTACCTGCACCCGGTACGCACCCTCGGCGGCACGGTGGTCACCGACGCGCTCCCCGCCGACCACGTCTGGCACCTCGGCGCGTCCCTGGCCGTGCAGGACGTCAACGGCAGCAACCTCTGGGGTGGGCGCACCTATGTGCGCGACGTCGGCTACACCTGGCGCGCCGACCACGGCGTCATGGCGCACACCGGTTGGTCGGAGCGCTCGACCCAGCGACTGGCCCACCGGCTGGAGTGGCGCGACGCGCGCGGCTCGGTGCTGCTCACCGAATGCCGCCGGCTCACCGCCGCCCCGTTGGCCGGTCAGGGGCCGGCCGGGGGGCTGCCGGCCTGGTGGCTGGCGGTGGACTACACGCTGACCGCCCCTGCCGGGCAGGACGTGCGACTCGGTAGCCCGGCCACCAACGGTCGCCCGGGCGGGGCCGGCTACGGTGGGTTCTTCTGGCGAGCCGTCTCGACCGGGCCGGCATCGGTGTTCAGCGCCTCGGCGACGGGGGAGGAGACGGTGAACGGCTCCGCCGAGCCGTGGGTTGCCCTGACCGGCACCGGGCCGGACGGTGGGGCGTACACCCTGGTCTTCGGCGGTCTCGGCGACGGCGACCGATGGTTCACGCGGACCGCGATGTACCCGGGTGTGGGGGTGGCGTTCGCGTTCGAACGGCCGGTCACCATCGCGGCCGGCACCGAACGGCGGGGTCGGCACACGGTGATCGTCGCCGACGGCTCCCTGGACCCCGCCGCCATCGCGGCGATGTCGGCGATTGTTTCGCGCAACCCGCAGGTCGGTTGAGAGACATAGGACTGTACGAATGCTCGTCGGGTCGGGTGTGGCCTTGTGGCCATTGTGACCAGTCGATAGCCTCCTCGTGGACTATCGACGCTACACGGGGGTTCCATCAGTGAGACAGTCAATCCATCCTGCCCGAAAACAGCCGAATCGCAGGCCATCCTTGCGGCGCAGGAGCACCGCGGGAGTCCTGGCTCTCCTCCTCATCGGGTCGGTCCTGGTTCCGGGCGCGCCGGCGTCCGCTGCGGACCAGCTGACGCACCGGGAGCAGGCAGTCGAGGACTTCGTCGAGGGTGGTCCCTCGACGCAACGCGCCGCAGAGGCCGCGCTGTTGGGCACCGAGGCCGACCTCACGACATATATCGAGTCAGGTCGGGACGCGGCCCAGCAGGCCGACGAGAGGGCAGCAGCACAGGTCCTGGCCGGAATGGACGGACCGGGCACCCGGGCCGCGGCGCTGGAGGCCCTCGCGGGATCGCGAGCGGCGGTCCAGAACTTCGTCAACGGCGGATGGGAGGTGCCGTTCACGGCGGACGAGCGACTGCGGGTCTATCGGGTGATCGAAGGGGCCGGTCCGACAACCAGGGCGGCAGCCGAGCGGGCGCTCGCGGGCACCCCACAGGACATCAGCGATTTCCTGTCCAATGGTCGAGACGCGGCCGCGATCGCCGACGATCGGTTGGCCGCGACACGGATGCTCACCGGTGGTGTCAACAACAGCGGTCCCGTTCTGGACTCCGCGGCACAGCAGGCGTTGGCGGGCACTCCGGCGGATCTTCGCGACTTCCTGGTGAGCGGTCAGTTCGTGGCCCGGGCTCGGGACGCCGAACTGGCCTCCATCAAGAGTCTGACCGAGCAGGCCAAGCAGGCCGGTGAGACGACGGCCCGTGAGTCGCTGGCCGCTTCGGAGGCATCGACCCGGGCGGTGAATGCGGCTGCGGAGGCGAAATCCGCGGCCCAGCGAGCAGAGGCGGAGACGCGGGCGGCCGGCGGCTCGGCGGCCAAGGCATCCGCTGCGGCGGGGCGGGCGGCTGACGCTGCCGAGGGCGCCGCCGACGCCGCGCGTGACGCGATCGGTGCATCCAACGCGGCGATGCGAGCTGCGCGGGTTGCGGCGGACGCGGCTCGCCGCGCCACCACTGCCGCCTCACTGACTGCGCAGGCAGCCTCCCGCGCACAGCGCGCCGCCGCTGCCGCTCGCACCGACGCCGGTAAGGCGGCGGCGGCCCGGCAGGCTGCCGAGGCGGCACGAAACGCGGCAGCCAAGGCCCGTGAGCTGGAACAGGTGAAAGCCGAGCGGGATCGCGCGCTCGCCCAGGCCAAGGTCGCGTCCGAGGCGGCGAAGGGTGCGAGCGGCAACGCGGACGCCGCCGCAGCAGCAGCTGATCAGGCCGGCGGCCACGCGGGCGTCTCCGAGGCGCAGGCGGCGCGTTCGCGTAACGCCGCCGCTGAGGCCCGTGCGGCGGCTGCCGCAGCAGATCGGGCAGCCGACCGGGCGTACTCGTTCGCGCAGGCGGCTGCGAAGGCGTCAGACGAGGCCTTCCGGTTCGCCGCGCAGGCCGCTCAGCATGCCGAGCTTGCCGCTGCGGCGGCCGAAGCAGCCGCAGCCGCAGCCGGCCGTGCCGAGGTGGCAGCGGTGGAGTCGGCCAAACACGCCGCTGCCGCTGTGGAGGCGTCGAACCTGGCGGTCACGGCAGCCAACCAGGCGGTGACGCTGGAGCAGATGGCACGCGATGAGGACGCCGCCCGGCTGGTGAACGCCACCGAACAGGGTGTGCAGGCCGCGCGTGATGCGTCGGCCGCGGAGGCGGCGACGAAGGCGCAGGGCGGGTTGCTCGCGCAGTGGAACAGGTCGCTTCAGTGGGACACCGCAGAGGAGGACCGCGTCGATTCGGGCACCCGTGCCCTGCTGGACGAGGCGACAGCCTCCGGTGCGTCCGCTGAGGTGGTCATCGACCGTGGTCGTCGGGCAGCGGTAGCGCTCGTACGGACGGGCGGAGACTGGACGAAGACCGCCGCCGAGGCCGCGCTGAGTGGCGGCGAGACGGAGTTGCGGTCGTGGCTCACCGAGGGGCGGCGCCTCGCGGTCGGGCAGGACGATCGCGCCCGAGTGTGGAACCTGGTCGACACGCTGCCTGACGGGGCGGAGAAAACTGCCGCGCAGGCCGCGTTGACCGGCGACGACACGGCGGTGCAGACCTTCCTGCGGACCCGAAACTACGTGGGCAAGGCTGCCAAGGACCGACAGACGGTCTACCAGATCATGGCGACCGCAGGTCCGAACGTGAAGGCCACGGCCACCGCCGCGCTCAACGGCAGCGCCGCCGACGTGCATCAGTTCCTGCGTTCGGGTCAGCACTCCGCGCGTACCGCGGACGAACGACTGGAGGTGTACCGGATCATCGAGACGGGCGGGCCGGAGGTCAAGGCGGCCGGTCAGGTCGCGCTGGCCGGTCCCCCTTCGTACATCTCCTACTTCCTCACCGCGTCGCGGTATCAGGCGGCGCAGCGGGATGCGGAGCAGAGTGCCCACGTCGCGGCGGTGCGGGCGCTCATCGCCCAAGCTCAGCAGTACGCGGAGACCGCCGTGGCGGACGCGGCGGAGGCCAACCGCGTCGCCGCCGTGGCGCGCGCGGCCGCCGACGAGGCCAACGGTTGGGCCACCAAGGCGGCCGAGGCGGCGAACAGGGCCGCCGGCTACGCAACCTCCGCCGCCCAGTCCGCCGCGGACGCCAAACGGTCCGCTGACCAGGCGGCGCAGTCGGCTACCACCGCGCGGGACGCGGCGAACTCGGCTCAGGCCAGCGCCGGTCAGGCCGCGAGGTCCGCAGCGACTGCTACCGCTGCCTCACGTCGTGCCCGGGACGACGCGAACGGCGCCTACGGCGCGGCCGCGCAGGCTCGCGCCGACGCGCAGGCTGCGGGCGCGGATGCCGCCGCCGCGGAACTGGCGGCGAAGGAGGCCAGCCAGACCTACACGAACCGGTTGCGGCAGGCCGAGGAGGCCCGTCGAAGTGCCGCGGCCGGCACGGGTGCCGACGGAACCGGAACGGCCGCCGGCGACTTCAAGACCTGGAGCTGTCTCGTTCCCGAGGACGCGTTGTCCAAGACGTGTCTGAGCACCTACAAGGACTTCGCCGGTGCGCTCGTCGATCCGGCCAAGTGCAGTGTGCCGGCGAACAACGGCACGGCTGGTTGCGCGATGCTCGCCGACATCAAGGGTTTCGTGGACCAGAACCCGGAACTGCTGCTGGACATGTTGCAGTTCGTTCTCGGCATGTGTGGTCTGATTCCAGGCGTCGGTGAGGCGTGTGACGCCGTCGACTCGGCCATCTCGTTCAAACGCGGCGACTGGGTCGGCGGTGTGCTCTCACTCGGTGCCACGGTACCCGTGGTGGGCTGGCTCGCCAGCGGCGCGAAGGGCGTGAAGAACGCGGACAAGCTGCGCAATATCAAGAACATCATCGGGCAGCTCGCCGAGGCCTGCAAGAAGACCAGCAGCTTCACCGCCGGAACTCGGGTACTTCTCGCCAACGGCACCCGCCGGAGCATCGAGGACGTGGTCGTCGGTGACACCGTCCGGGCAACCGACCCCGCTACAGGTGTGACGGCGAACAAGGTGGTGACCGCCACGATCACCACGGTCGGTGTGAAGGCGCTAGTCGACCTCGTCGTCGACGTGGACGGTGAGGCCGGCTCGGCAACGGCGACGATCACGGCCACCAGCAACCACCCGATCTGGGTGCCGGCGCGCGACGCGTGGGTGGAGGCCGGATCGCTGACGGTCGGCGATGGGCTCATGAGCGACACCGGCTCGGCGGTGCGCGTCGAGCGGAGCACCTCGCGTAGCGAGGTCACCAGGGTCTACAACTTCAGCGTCGCCGACCTCAGCACGTACTACGTCGCGGTGGACCGCACGTCCGTACTGGTCCACAATGCTCCGCCGGAAGCCTGCCGGGTCACCTCCGCCCCGACGTCACCGCAGGCTACGAGCAAGACCGTGTGGATCACCAACGACGAGTCGATCCGGGTGGACGTGGAGAACCCCCGTCCGGGTGTCGACGGTACGGCAGCCTTCCACGTTCAATTCAAGGGACGCGGCGCCGACACCACCAAGTACTACTACAATCCGAGCAACGGCAAATGGGTGTCCGAGGCGGGCGTCGAGCTCTCCAAGAAGGCAGCCAAGCAGATTCCACAGGAAGCCATCAACAAGGCATTCAGGTTCATGGGGATTCCACGTCCGTGATGAGGACCAACGCCGCCATGCGGAGCCTGCTCCGCATGGCGGCGTTCTCCGCAGACCAGCCGACTGTTCCAGAGATGGAGCAGGACACGCTGGATGCCGGCTGGGTGGTGGAGCCCGGTGGTGCGCTCCTCGTGGCCGCGCATCGGCCGAAGAGCCTGCGCGACATCCCGGCGGACGCCCTGGGCGACGGCGAGTACGAGATCAACGACGTCCATGTGTCACTCGCCGACCTGGGTGGCGAGACGGACGACTTCCTGCCCAGGGCGGCATCCCGCGGCCTGCACTTCGCACGACGGATGCTGGCGGAGGCGCGTGGCCTGCCGGGCTCGGAAACGCTCCTGGCCACCGTCGCGATAAATGTCGACGTGGATGACGAGGACTTCTCGCTCCAGGGCGCCACGATTCGTTTCTTCAGCCGGCGGGGGTCTCATCCCCCCTGGTTCGACGAGTTGGAGACGTACACCCTGGAGGCCATCGCGGTGCTCGACATGTCCGACGTGTAGCGCCATCCCCGCTGATCGTCGCTGCGGTCGAGGGCAACGAGACGCGGTCAGCGGGAGCGGTCGATCAACTCGTGCACGGCGTAGGTGCGCGACGATCCACGTGGGCGCTGCCGATACCGCGAACGTCAACGACCGGGCAGCGCCGCGGTGACCCGGACGGCCTTGACGATCGCCGGGATCGAGCCGATCAGCAGCACCAGCCCCCAGATGATCGCGATGATCGCGAAGACCAGCGCCGCCACGTCGTCGACGATGCTGACCAGGATCACCGGCACCAGGTTGTGCAGGAACTCCAGCACGACGGTGCACAGCAGGGTGGTCAGGATCAGCAGAACGAGGCCCTTGTTCTGCAGGAACCGGGGCTGGGCCAGCACCAGCAGCCCGGCCCACACCAGCTTGAGCAGCAGCACCAGCCCGAGCAGCACCGCCGCGTCGCCGACCGGGAAGAACCCCCACAGGGCCAGGTACGCGAGCGTCCCGAACGGGACGGCCAGGAACAGCGACACCATGATCATTAGTTCCACGAACGCGATGAGCAGCGCGATCAGCCCCACGATGATCAGGATGATCGAGAAGATCAGGCCGGCGACGCCCTGCACCCGGCCCTGGACCCGCTCGGGTAGGAGCAGACCCAGACAGAACAGCCCGGTGCTCCACACCGCCACCGCGTCGATCAACGCCAGGTAGCCGGTGCCCCGGCCGGACGGCTCGCTGACCCCGGACACGTCGTCGATCTGGACGTCCAACGAACCGGCGCTGTCCGCGAGCGCCGCACCGGCGTCACCGCCGCCGATCAGCAGCCCGGCGCCCAGCTCCACCCCGATCGCCAGCACGATGGCGAGCATGGCCAGCAGCAGGAACGGTTTACGCAGGTCACCCACGGCGGAACCCTCCACTCAGCTCAGGACGTCGCCACGACGACAGTGCAGGAACCGAGGCCGGGACAGCGCACACCGACCACCGTGGCCTTGTCGACGGCCACCTTCGCCACCGCTCCGGTGCCGTCCGCGGCCGGTTCGACCTCGTCGCGGATGGTCAGGTCGGCGTCGCCCGGGGCCGGCGCGGTGACGGTGAACCGCGCCCCGCTGCGCAGCACCAGGGTGCGTAACCCGCCGGGGTCGGCGATCCGCAGCTCGCAACCGCCCGAGAAGACCAGCCGTCCGGGCTCCTCGACGCAGTCGGCGCTGACCGTGGCCGGGTCCACCGTGGCGTGCTCGCCGCCGAGCGCCCCCAACCGGTCGACCAGCCCGTGTCGGGCGCCCGGATCACCCCGGTCGTCGCGGCCCGCCCCGACCGCGACCACGAACAGCGCCACCAGCAGGACGGCGAGCACGCCCAGCAGCGCCTTCTGCCGGCCGCTCATCGCGCGGCGGCCGGTGACACGACCTCGCTGAACCGGAGCACGTCGACGCCGGCGAAGTAGCGGTTGGTCCCCTGCGTCTTGCCGACCACCAGCAGGGTGACCTGGTGCGCGCCCCTGGAAAGCTGGACCGTGCCGACGTCCAGGAACTCCGTCTTGCGCACCGTCGGCGTGAAGCCGAGGAACGTGCCGCCGACCTGGTTGCCGTCGATGACGAAGACGGTGTTGGCGTAGTCGACGGCGGTGGTGCGCACCGCTGCGAACCGCCAGGTGCCGTCGGCCGGGATCTGCACCGTCACCGTCACCTTGTCGCCGATCGCCAGGCCCTGGAAGAACAGTTGCTCGCCGCCGGACCAGGTGACCTCACAGCAGTCCGGCTGCGCCACCACCGCCGCCTTGCTCTTGCTCGGCGACTCCACGGTGGCGCCGTCGACCAGGCTCTCCGCCTCGACGGTGACCACCCGCGGCTCACCCGGGCCCGAGTCGCGGGTCAGCAGGACGACTCCCACGGTCACCACCACCAACACCAACGCCGCCGCGGCGGCGATCCACAACCAGGGGGTACGCCGAGGCGGCGCGACCGCCCGCACCTCGTAGGTGACCCGGCCGCTGGAACGGGAACTCTCCTCCGGCGCGGTGTTCGCCGAGTACGCGAACCCGGTCATGTCGTAGCGCCGGGGGGCGGTGCCGGCCGGCACGGCGAGTTTGACCAGGAACGACACCGAGCCCTGCCCGGGTACCACCCGCTGCGGCTCGGCCACGGTGAACCACGCCCGCTGGGACCCGTCACCGGGGGCCACGTCGAACACCACGGTGTCCGGCGCGTTGCCCGGGTTGGAGACGGTGAACGTCAGTTCGCCGCCGTTGCGCGGGTCGAGCGTGAACTGTTCGGCGGCGGCGACGACCGCCCACTCGGTGGTCATGACGACTCCTCTTCCAGGACGATCTCGACGGTCGTCGAGGCGGGCTTCTCCGCCTCGACGATGCGGGTGATCACGGCGAGTTGACCGGCGGCGGCCGCCGGCACCCGTACCACCACGTGGAAGGGCTGCTCGGCGGGCTCGTCGATCGTGAAACCCACCATTCCGGTGGCCAGTTCGAGGGCCCGGCGGATCCCGTACGGGGTGCCGCGCCACCGGGCCAGCAGCGCGGCGTCGGCCACCAGGTCCCGCAGCCGGCCCACCGGCAGCGGCAGCGGGGTGTCCGGCCGGGGAGACGCCACCACGTGGTCCATCGCCACCCAGCCGGTCAACCGCACGACCAACCCGTCCGGCGCCCGGTACGGGTCGAACAGGGCGTCCACCTCGGCGAGGATCGCCTCGTCCGGGGCGTGCAGTGCCTCCATGACGTCCAGCAGTGTCCAGAGCACGCTGCCGGGCACGCAGGCGCGCTGGTAGGCGGCGGGCAACAGCCGTTCAATCGCCGAGCGTCGCATCCTGGCGCACCACCTCGATGTCGTGCTCGCCGGAGCAGAGCAGCCAGGTATCCGGAACGGTCACCACGTCGGCGGTGGCCTGGTTGGCGCTGGGCGTCCAGTCGACAGCCGTGGCGCTGCGGTACACACCACGCTCACCACCGGCGAGGATCAACCGTTCCGCCGCGCCGGAACCGCCGCCCCCGCCGGTCGCCGGACCGTTCACCGCGATGGCGTCGACCGGCACGAACCGGGTCCGATCCCGCAGCGGCAGCCCGCAGTTGACCGACACCGGCTGCCACTGCGGCTGGGTGGCCAGGGTGTCCAGCCGCAGCACCCCGCCGCTCTGCGTGGCCGCCACCGCCAACGACCCGGCGAACGCCAGGTCCCGGCAGGTGCCGCCGATCCAGCCGGACTGCGTCGACTGCCACTTCACGTCGGACTCGAACAGCCGGGTCCGATGGCAGCCCTGGCCCGGCTTCTTCGGGTCCGGCTCACCGGCACCGCTCCACAGCAGCGTGGCCGGGCCGTCGTACTGCACGGCGAGGACCCGGTTGTCCACGTTCGACAATCCGACGTGGGTGAAGCTGCCGGGTCGGCCACCGGCCGTCGACAGGTACACCCCGAAGCTCGCCTGCGCGGCCACCGCGACGCCCGGCGCGCCCCGCTCCGAGACGAACGTGCGCACCGCGTAGAACCCCCGGTCGGCGTCGGACGGGTCGACCAGGATCTGCAACGGCACCGCCCCGGGCAGCAACGACACCTCGTACAGGCCGGTGTCGGTGGCCACCAGCAGCGCGCCCGCGCCGTCGCGGTCCAGCCAGGCCACGTCGGAGATCCGCGAGTCCAGGTCGGTGAGCAGGGACCACGTCTCGCCCAGGTCGGTGCTCAGGTGCACCCGGGAGCCCCCGGAGGCGCGCAGCGTCACCACGGCCACCGAGCCGGGACGTGCCACGATGCCCGGCCGGACCGGCGCGGGAGCGGGCGCCACCCGCAGCACCGTCTCGTCCTCGAAGCGGCCCGCCGGCTCCCACCCCGCGCCGCCGTTGCTGGAGCGGAACACCACCGGGCCACGCCCCGCGTACCAGGTGCGGGGCTGGTACTGGTCCACGGCCAGGGCGCGGACCTCCGCGTCGGGGGCCTCGTCGACAACGAACCGGACCGACTCGACGTAGCGCACACCCGGCTCGGCGTGCTCCAGCAACCGGTACACGTTGGACGCCCGCAGCGGCTCCCCGAAGGGCCAACCGGTCGGGTTGAGCGCGGTCGGCAGCGGACTCAGCGTCTGGTGCAGCCGGTCGTGGATGCGGCTGCGGACGGCGTCCACGTCCTCCTCGCGCCGGACCACCACCCGGGCCCGCACCGACACCGCCTTGAAACGGGCCCAGGTCGCCCGGGACCGGATGCCCACCATCCGGCGTTCCTCCAGGTCCGCCTCGACCCGGTGCCGCGCCTCGGGCACCTCGTGCTCGCGCAGCACCGCCACCGGCAGGCGGCCGTTCGGGCGGGCCGTCGGCGGCACGTACGGCACCAGCACCACCTCGACCTCACCCGGCCGGGCGAAGCTGTACACCGCCGCGCGGGTGAACGCCCGGGCCCGCGCCACCGCGCCGGAGCTGGTGGCGAGCACCTCGAAGTCGCGAGCGGTCACCGCCCGCTGCTGGGCGAAGAACTCGTACGGGCCGCGCAGCAGCACCGACTCCAACGCCTCCATCTCGCGGCCACCGGCAGCCGGAGCAGGGTTGTCCACCTTCACCCCGGGCAGGGGGTCGCGCAGGCTGGTCAGGGTGCCCGCCGCCACGTTGCCGGTGGGCCCGCCGCCGGAGCGGTACCAGAGCCGCACCTGCCGCCCGGCCGGCGGCACGGCCGCGACGGTGACCGGCGTCGGGGTCCCCGCCGAGGGCTGCGCGGCCCCCGCGGGAGGTCGCAGGTCCAGGGCCGGGGCGAAGGTGACGGTGCCCGAGCAGCGGTCGACCAGGTACGCCTTCGACTGGGGGCCGAGCCCGGCGAAGCTGTCCACCGGCTGCCAGATCTCGAAGGTGCGACCGTCGTGCTCGCGGGCCGCCGCGCCCAACTCGACGGTGCCGGTCGGCACCTCCACGCCGAGCAGCAGGTCCAGCGGTTCGGCGGTGTGCGCCAACGGCGCGTGGGCGGCCCGCAGCACCTGACCCGGCTGGCCGGTGCCGACACCGAGCAGCTCCGCCTCGACCGTCTCGCAGTGGTGCATCCGTACCGTCACCGACGTCTCGTCGGCGGGCAGCAGCGCCGGTTCGGTGGTGACGAAGACGACCGGCCGGGGGTCCGCCCCGCGTGCCGCCGCGACCCGCAGGCCGGCCGGGATCCGGACCGCCGCGCGGTCGGTGCCGGTACGGGTGAACCGGACGTCCGCCCAGGCGGCGGTGGGTGCGTGCCGGGCGACCCCGAGCAGGTTCAGGAACGAGACGTACGCCTTCTCCGGCAACTGGTTCAGCCGGTAGATCATGACCTCGGTCAGGTGCGCGAACGCCTCCACCAGCGCCATGCCGGGGTCGTGCGCCGACAGGTCGGTCCACGCCGGGCAGGACTGCCGGATCCGTTCCCGGGCCTCGGTGACCAGGTCGAGGAAGCCGCGATCGTCCAGGTGCGGCACGGGCAGTGTCATGAGGGGCCTCCCTGGGCGGGATCGTCGGCCGGGAGCAGGTCCACGGAGAAGACCAGCTGCCCGGGGGTGAGGCTGGTCCGCACCCGGTAGTCCAACCTGATCACCAGCCGCCACGCGTCGTCCGGGTCCGGCCCGGCGTCCACGTCGATCACCTCGACCCGGGGCTCCCAACGGGCGATCGCCTGCCGGACGTAGTGGATGGCCAGGCCGGCCGTGGTGTCGTCGTTGGGCGCGAAGACCAGGCGGTGCAGCCGGGACCCGTACCCGGGTCGCATCAGCCGTTCGCCCGGCGTGGTCGACAGGAGCAGGAACAGCGCCTGGCGTACGCTCTCGTCGCCCTCGGTCATCGCCAGGCCACCGGCCGCGGTGAGCGCCAACCCGCCGGTCCGGCCGGCGTCGAAGCCGGCGCCGACGAAGCGGAAGGCCCTCACCGGTCCGCTCCCAGGAACTGTTGGCGCGGGTCCCGCACGGTGTGCTTGACCAGACCCGGTGGCGTGCCGTTGGTGAACCCCGACAGGTGGGAGAGCACCACCCGGTGCCCGTCGACGCGGACCCAGTCGCTGTAGCCGACCCGGACGGTCAGCGTCGTCGTGCACGGCTTGATGGTCGGGCCGTAGTTCGGGCAGGCGACGATGTCGCGTCCCTCCGGGTCGTCGTCCACCAGCACCGGCACGCCGGTGACCGTCACCCACTCCCGCGACGGTCGGTTCTCGACCCGGCCGTCGTGGTCGCAGGTGATCACGGAGTCACGGTGGATCCAGCGCATCAGCCGCCTCCTTCGTGGTGGGCGCGGGCGAGGGAACGGGCCTGCTCCGCCGCCGTCGCCGGGGCCTCGGTCGACTCGGCGTGCAGGAAGTCCACGCTGCGCGCGCGCACCACCATCGCCCGGCCCGGTGCGGAGATCACCAGATCGGACGCCGCGTGCAACGTGGCCAGATCCGGGGTCAGTTCCAGGAAGCTGCCGCCCTCGGTGGCGAGCCGCAGACTGCGGTTCACGTCGTCGACGACGATCGACTGCCCCCCGGCGGTCCGCATCGTCCAGCGGCGGGCCCGCCCGTCGTCGATGCCCGCGTCGTACGGCTCGACGGCGCCGAACAACGAACCGAGCACGATGCCCGAGGCCGGCTCGCCACCGGGCAGCACCACCAGCACGGTGTCGTCCGGGTCGGGGAGCGCCACCAGGCCCTTGCCCCGCCCCGCGCCGGGGCAGAGCACGGCGAGCCAGCCGGCGTCCAGGTCCCCGTACGCGGGCAGGGTCAACCGGACCCGCCCCAACCCGTCCGGGTCGGCGACGTCGGTGACCGAGCCCAGGGTGACCACCGCGCCGCCGGTCGGAGCCGGTGGCGGCACCGGTGGCACCGTGGAGAACCGAGTCAGGTGCCCGTCGCCGTCCACCGTGTGGATCACCTCGGTCAGCACGTACGCCCCGGCGACCGGGTCCGGCACACCACTCAGGTCGATCCGCCGGCCCGGCCGTAGCGCCGGATCGCCCTCGGCCACCCCCTCGGCGGTGACCAGTGCCGCCGCCCGGGTGTCCAGGCGGGCCTGGGCCAACGCCGCCAACTCGTCGTCGCTGCGGCCGGGCTGGTCCACGGCGGTACGCACCCCACCGGCGCCCACGTCGGCCGGGTCCGGGCGGTCGTCGGCGGACCGGCCGCAGCGCGCC
This window harbors:
- a CDS encoding polymorphic toxin-type HINT domain-containing protein; translated protein: MRRRSTAGVLALLLIGSVLVPGAPASAADQLTHREQAVEDFVEGGPSTQRAAEAALLGTEADLTTYIESGRDAAQQADERAAAQVLAGMDGPGTRAAALEALAGSRAAVQNFVNGGWEVPFTADERLRVYRVIEGAGPTTRAAAERALAGTPQDISDFLSNGRDAAAIADDRLAATRMLTGGVNNSGPVLDSAAQQALAGTPADLRDFLVSGQFVARARDAELASIKSLTEQAKQAGETTARESLAASEASTRAVNAAAEAKSAAQRAEAETRAAGGSAAKASAAAGRAADAAEGAADAARDAIGASNAAMRAARVAADAARRATTAASLTAQAASRAQRAAAAARTDAGKAAAARQAAEAARNAAAKARELEQVKAERDRALAQAKVASEAAKGASGNADAAAAAADQAGGHAGVSEAQAARSRNAAAEARAAAAAADRAADRAYSFAQAAAKASDEAFRFAAQAAQHAELAAAAAEAAAAAAGRAEVAAVESAKHAAAAVEASNLAVTAANQAVTLEQMARDEDAARLVNATEQGVQAARDASAAEAATKAQGGLLAQWNRSLQWDTAEEDRVDSGTRALLDEATASGASAEVVIDRGRRAAVALVRTGGDWTKTAAEAALSGGETELRSWLTEGRRLAVGQDDRARVWNLVDTLPDGAEKTAAQAALTGDDTAVQTFLRTRNYVGKAAKDRQTVYQIMATAGPNVKATATAALNGSAADVHQFLRSGQHSARTADERLEVYRIIETGGPEVKAAGQVALAGPPSYISYFLTASRYQAAQRDAEQSAHVAAVRALIAQAQQYAETAVADAAEANRVAAVARAAADEANGWATKAAEAANRAAGYATSAAQSAADAKRSADQAAQSATTARDAANSAQASAGQAARSAATATAASRRARDDANGAYGAAAQARADAQAAGADAAAAELAAKEASQTYTNRLRQAEEARRSAAAGTGADGTGTAAGDFKTWSCLVPEDALSKTCLSTYKDFAGALVDPAKCSVPANNGTAGCAMLADIKGFVDQNPELLLDMLQFVLGMCGLIPGVGEACDAVDSAISFKRGDWVGGVLSLGATVPVVGWLASGAKGVKNADKLRNIKNIIGQLAEACKKTSSFTAGTRVLLANGTRRSIEDVVVGDTVRATDPATGVTANKVVTATITTVGVKALVDLVVDVDGEAGSATATITATSNHPIWVPARDAWVEAGSLTVGDGLMSDTGSAVRVERSTSRSEVTRVYNFSVADLSTYYVAVDRTSVLVHNAPPEACRVTSAPTSPQATSKTVWITNDESIRVDVENPRPGVDGTAAFHVQFKGRGADTTKYYYNPSNGKWVSEAGVELSKKAAKQIPQEAINKAFRFMGIPRP
- a CDS encoding phage tail protein, with translation MRRSAIERLLPAAYQRACVPGSVLWTLLDVMEALHAPDEAILAEVDALFDPYRAPDGLVVRLTGWVAMDHVVASPRPDTPLPLPVGRLRDLVADAALLARWRGTPYGIRRALELATGMVGFTIDEPAEQPFHVVVRVPAAAAGQLAVITRIVEAEKPASTTVEIVLEEESS
- a CDS encoding PmoA family protein, yielding MSGVAEPARLLVDGTEVARYVIDPKLDARHGPRPYLHPVRTLGGTVVTDALPADHVWHLGASLAVQDVNGSNLWGGRTYVRDVGYTWRADHGVMAHTGWSERSTQRLAHRLEWRDARGSVLLTECRRLTAAPLAGQGPAGGLPAWWLAVDYTLTAPAGQDVRLGSPATNGRPGGAGYGGFFWRAVSTGPASVFSASATGEETVNGSAEPWVALTGTGPDGGAYTLVFGGLGDGDRWFTRTAMYPGVGVAFAFERPVTIAAGTERRGRHTVIVADGSLDPAAIAAMSAIVSRNPQVG
- a CDS encoding carbohydrate ABC transporter permease translates to MATPTAVAPPSPRRRPGGRPVLRLLILLAIVAVVLYPLIWMIGTSVKSQEEIVNNVGLLPDRFTPGNYTAGWTNFDVTFGRFFLNSTMVSLLTVVGNGLSCLLAAYAFARLRFRLRGMWFAVMIGTLLLPQHVLIVPQYILFRTLGLVGGDWPYLPLLIPQFLATEAFFVFLMVQFMRGVPHELDEAARIDGAGPFGIFRHIILPLSRPALVTTAIFSFIWTWNDFFRQLVFLSQLEDYTVPVALTLFIDSTSQSAVGPMFAMSVLSLLPVFLFFVAFQRMLVEGINTSGIKG